One region of Monomorium pharaonis isolate MP-MQ-018 chromosome 11, ASM1337386v2, whole genome shotgun sequence genomic DNA includes:
- the LOC105838889 gene encoding A disintegrin and metalloproteinase with thrombospondin motifs 9 isoform X2 produces the protein MSRITNRVATIGAALAIVLLVILLVFLWSDVRNVDRIESLGRIRKNSTAEPAVNETRGKLWIASGLRIATTDLITTFESIEQNLTNEVLPEGIQKTKEFNSTASIDLLPSAKDNLEYVKPLKISQNQYEDPPEQFSTAKRHHSGHFRHATAEVWDPHPQYEFTAFGRRFRLRLAHDASFVSPDIKVTHMSENTTRREHAGHHLGCFYSGSVDGDPSSAVSVSLCHGMTGHMRTSMGSYFIKPTEHWREDDKDSLGSSLQHAIYRVPTAATNLNDDFDASENGVKSRNCGVIDYDSDDDIPSPLTDDSSARKIYVGERSRERRSLTRKTASLERFPREEEEEYERFTELTEHRRDFFQRLDHDDRYYSVDRERGYQNEEYAQDSEMDTDPFVTWRPRRALPREYFIEIMVVADAKMVDYHGSGLVSYILVLMSTVSRIYKDQSIGNPVSIAVMKIVKTEEVFGVKHSGSDGIAAAEMLKQFCQWQKRNNPDEPSSEHHDAALLLTRENLCHNPRQKRCDTLGLAELGRMCSPGASCAIVQDNGLAAAFTIAHEIGHVLNMPHDDDAKCAGFRNRSGVHNVMSRMLDDNTFPWEWSKCSRHYVTEFLEAGYANCLLDEPSKKMERQDGRLPGEDYSENKQCELVFGQGSRICPHMAVCRRLWCTAPLWDHHQQCHTQHMPWADGTSCGVDKWCHRGECVSRRNLEPVHGQWGEWGRYGECSRSCGGGIKRKYRECDNPPPTNGGNYCVGERVKYRSCGTKECPPGSPDFREEQCSKFDNNNFNIQNLARDVKWHAKYTRILPQDRCKLYCQVESNQYYMLRDKVIDGTPCGPDTFHICVNGQCKPAGCDHVLNSTVELDTCGVCRGDNSTCQRIAGAYNSSVYGYTRIAKIPAGSSYIDIRQHGWSGSHNDSNYLALRIGEDGEYVLNGNFMVMHRKVIVHPGVTIEYSGPESVVERLNSSRPIAIDLILEVLSVGNVYPPQITYEYTVPKRILNSFTWLLSDWSTCNRMCQGMKYRKAECRSTEHKDVVPDAYCKNEEKPQEESQICNAHCTLQWQITSMSECSNHCGPGMRTVTSRCVQILLNSSHPPRPIPAHACLHIEKPSEHQSCVGPCDDAHWSYNEWNACSVSCGGGIQFRNAICVDSNERQVRDENCVRQEKHLKRTCNQEACPKWDLGEWSSCSVTCGKGKRYRASWCQVENRVVSRTFCSGTPIVTTEVCDAGSCHQWHAGDWSPCSVTCGEGTSRRKVVCKNADDLPSDGCSVSEKPDTSVTCTLKPCPSISLPPITYSTNSQREDLSPQENEIDNGITFHSGYKWHIGSYGECSRKCNIGYKNRIVRCISSETGMVAPDYFCDSNQQPIVRVACNRHPCPMWNTGDWNECDAICGIGFEHRQVRCQSHRGEILSDKECNDERPKHVRRCQKEPCRSSPKNSRENSLESNIIRRWRMTNWTPCSKSCGTGIQTRRVECTIRRGNHGPEVPVKDEQCLRLKSRKPKSQRLCQRVACDFIWQEGTWSECSADCGQGIQRRAVTCHRVNRYGWIDPTPTDGCPMDQRPVGEQICKLRECNDKYYWTAGPWRKCSHPCGRKGHQIRRLYCHDAGGKKVARIHCPAEYKPQRKRKCNQRRCGPVNCLEIQKRLKVTTDGEYPLLIGGRNMTIYCHAMSSTEPREYLTLPAGDSENYAEIYDKRLRNPHTCPFNGQRNESCNCVSELGTVSGRTMFKRVRIDPATLYIIANDYTFSWTKGMQRVEYGKAGDCYSLTECPQGRFSIDLRGTALGLSPEIAWVKETSNAFLVINKISNQRIVGKCGGYCGFCKPRTGLKLDVLPP, from the exons ATGTCGCGAATTACGAATCGCGTCGCCACGATTGGCGCGGCCCTCGCCATCGTCCTGCTCGTGATACTCCTGGTGTTCCTCTGGTCGGACGTGCGCAACGTCGACAGGATCGAGAGTCTCGGCCGGATACGGAAGAATTCTACGGCCGAGCCTGCGGTCAATGAGACGCGGGGGAAGCTGTGGATCGCCAGTGGCCTACGCATCGCCACGACGGATTTGATCACCACGTTCGAGTCCATCGAGCAGAATCTCACGAACGAGG taCTTCCTGAGGGAATACAGAAAACAAAGGAATTTAATAGTACAGCGTCGATCGACTTATTGCCGTCCGCTAAAGATAATCTGGAGTATGTCAAACCTTTAAAAATTAGTCAAAATCAGTATGAAGACCCAC CCGAGCAGTTCTCCACGGCGAAGAGGCATCACAGTGGCCACTTTCGGCACGCGACTGCCGAAGTCTGGGACCCTCATCCGCAATACGAATTCACCGCCTTCGGAAGGCGATTTCGTTTGCGTTTGGCCCACGACGCCAGTTTCGTATCTCCCGACATAAAG GTGACACACATGAGCGAGAACACAACTAGGCGGGAACATGCCGGTCATCACTTGGGCTGCTTCTACAGCGGGTCAGTCGATGGCGATCCAAGTTCAGCGGTCAGTGTCAGCCTTTGTCACGGAATG ACTGGTCACATGAGGACGTCGATGGGCAGTTACTTCATTAAACCCACGGAACATTGGCGCGAAGACGACAAGGATTCTCTCGGGTCTTCGTTACAGCATGCGATCTACCGCGTACCCACGGCCGCGACCAATTTGAACGATGACTTCGATGCTTCCGAAAATGGAGTTAAGAGTCGCAACTGTGGTGTGatag ATTACGACTCGGACGACGACATCCCCTCCCCGTTAACAGACGATAGTTCCGCTCGTAAAATTTACGTCGGGGAGCGTTCGCGGGAGCGTAGATCATTGACGCGGAAAACCGCATCGTTGGAGCGGTTTCCtagagaggaggaagaggaataTGAACGATTCACCGAGCTGACCGAGCATCGCCGGGATTTTTTTCAGAGATTGGATCATGATGACAG GTATTACAGTGTGGATCGTGAACGCGGCTATCAGAACGAAGAATACGCACAGGACTCGGAGATGGACACGGATCCCTTCGTGACATGGAGACCGCGGCGTGCCTTACCGCGTGAATATTTCATCGAGATCATGGTGGTGGCTGATGCAAAAATGGTAGACTACCATGGCAGTGGCTTGGTCAGCTACATTCTCGTCCTGATGAGCACG GTTTCACGGATCTACAAGGATCAGTCTATCGGCAATCCGGTGAGCATCGCAGTGATGAAGATCGTCAAAACGGAGGAAGTATTCGGTGTCAAGCATAGCGGAAGCGACGGAATCGCGGCGGCTGAAATGTTGAAACAATTCTGTCAGTGGCAGAAACGCAACAATCCTGACGAGCCCTCTTCGGAACATCACGACGCTGCGCTTCTATTAACCAG agAAAATCTGTGCCACAATCCGCGCCAAAAGCGTTGCGATACTTTGGGCTTGGCCGAGCTGGGTAGAATGTGCTCGCCCGGAGCTTCGTGCGCTATCGTGCAGGATAATGGATTAGCCGCGGCGTTTACCATCGCGCACGAGATTGGTCACGT ACTTAACATGCcgcacgacgacgacgccaaGTGCGCGGGTTTCAGGAACCGCTCGGGCGTGCACAACGTGATGTCCCGTATGCTGGACGATAATACTTTTCCCTGGGAGTGGTCCAAGTGTTCTCGACACTATGTCACCGAATTTCTCGA AGCCGGATACGCCAACTGTTTGCTCGATGAGCCTAGTAAAAAGATGGAGAGACAAGACGGTCGGTTACCCGGCGAAGACTACTCGGAGAACAAACAGTGCGAACTCGTCTTCGGGCAAGGATCCAGAATCTGTCCTCATATG GCAGTGTGTAGGAGACTGTGGTGCACCGCGCCACTGTGGGATCATCATCAACAGTGTCACACTCAGCACATGCCTTGGGCCGACGGCACATCTTGTGGCGTCGACAAATGGTGCCATCGCGGTGAATGCGTCTCGCGCAGGAACCTCGAGCCGGTGCACGGCCAGTGGGGCGAATGGGGCAGATACGGCGAGTGCTCGCGGTCCTGCGGCGGCGGTATCAAGCGGAAGTATCGCGAGTGCGACAATCCGCCGCCGACGAACGGCGGCAATTACTGCGTCGGCGAGCGCGTCAAGTATCGCAGCTGCGGCACCAAAGAGTGCCCGCCAGGTAGCCCGGACTTCAG AGAAGAACAATGCTCGAAATTCGACAACAACAACTTCAACATTCAGAATCTTGCCAGAGATGTCAAGTGGCACGCCAAGTATACAAGAA tacTGCCGCAAGATCGTTGCAAACTTTACTGCCAAGTGGAGAGCAATCAGTATTACATGTTACGCGACAAGGTGATTGACGGGACACCTTGCGGACCTGACACTTTTCACATATGCGTTAACGGCCAGTGCAAGCCCGCCGGATGTGACCATGTCTTAAATTCGACGGTCGAACTTGACACCTGCGGAGTCTGCAGGGGTGATAATTCCACTTGTCAGAGGATTGCGGGCGCCTACAACTCCAGCGTATACGGTTATACCAGGATAGCTAAAATCCCTGCTGGCAGCAGCTATATTGATATTAGACAGCACGGATGGTCGGGCTCTCATAACGACAGTAATTACCTcg CGTTGCGAATTGGGGAAGATGGCGAATACGTCCTGAATGGAAATTTTATGGTAATGCATCGTAAGGTGATCGTGCACCCAGGCGTCACTATCGAATACAGCGGACCGGAATCGGTTGTGGAACGGCTGAACAGTTCCCGACCTATTGccattgatttaattttggag GTATTATCCGTAGGGAATGTTTATCCACCACAAATCACGTACGAGTACACTGTACCGAAAAGAATTCTAAACAGTTTCACGTGGTTACTCAGCGACTGGTCGACCTGCAATCGAATGTGCCAGGGTATGAAGTATCGTAAGGCTGAATGTAGAAGTACTGAGCATAAGGATGTGGTGCCTGACGcttattgcaaaaatgaagaaaaaccGCAAGAAGAAAGTCAGATTTGCAACGCGCATTGTACATTACA ATGGCAGATTACTTCCATGTCCGAATGCTCGAATCACTGCGGCCCGGGCATGCGAACCGTCACCTCGCGATGCGTTCAGATTCTGCTGAATTCTTCACATCCTCCGCGACCGATACCGGCTCACGCGTGCTTGCACATCGAGAAGCCGAGCGAACATCAATCGTGCGTGGGCCCTTGCGACGACGCTCACTGGAGTTACAACGAATGGAATGCTTGTAGCGTGTCGTGCGGCGGCGGTATACAATTCAGAAACGCGATATGCGTTGATTCAAACGAAAGACAGGTACGAGATGAGAATTGCGTCAGACAGGAGAAGCATCTCAAGAGGACGTGCAATCAAGAGGCTTGCCCGAAATGGGATCTGGGAGAATGGAGCTCG TGTTCCGTAACCTGTGGCAAAGGAAAACGGTATAGAGCCTCTTGGTGCCAGGTCGAGAATCGCGTGGTATCGCGTACTTTCTGCAGCGGTACACCAATCGTAACGACGGAAGTCTGTGACGCCGGTTCTTGTCATCAATGGCACGCCGGCGACTGGAGTCCG TGTTCGGTAACGTGTGGCGAGGGAACGTCGCGAAGAAAGGTCGTTTGTAAGAATGCAGACGATTTACCGAGCGACGGATGCTCTGTTTCTGAGAAACCAGACACCTCGGTTACCTGTACGCTAAAACCATGCCCTAGTATT agtCTGCCGCCGATTACGTATTCAACGAATTCCCAACGTGAAGATTTGTCCCCACAAGAAAATGAAATTGACAACGGTATTACATTCCACTCGGGTTACAAATGGCACATCGGATCTTACGGAGAG TGCTCAAGAAAATGCAATATTGgatacaaaaacagaatagtGAGATGTATATCCTCGGAAACTGGAATGGTTGCGCCTGACTATTTTTGCGATTCTAATCAACAACCGATAGTCAGAGTCGCGTGCAATCGACACCCATGTCCAATGTGGAATACCGGCGACTGGAACGag TGTGATGCGATATGCGGTATTGGATTCGAGCATCGTCAAGTTCGTTGTCAAAGTCATCGTGGAGAAATTTTGTCAGACAAGGAATGTAACGACGAACGACCAAAACACGTGCGACGATGTCAGAAAGAACCTTGCAGAAGCAGCCCTAAGAACAGCAGGGAAAATAGTTTGGAGTCTAACATCATTCGTAGGTGGCGAATGACTAATTGGACTCCG tgtTCGAAATCATGCGGAACCGGAATTCAGACGCGAAGAGTGGAATGTACGATAAGAAGAGGCAACCATGGGCCGGAAGTACCTGTTAAGGACGAGCAGTGCTTAAGATTGAAATCGCGCAAACCGAAATCGCAGAGATTATGCCAACGCGTTGCCTGCGATTTTATCTGGCAAGAAGGCACCTGGTCAGAG TGTTCGGCAGATTGTGGCCAAGGAATACAACGTCGTGCAGTCACTTGTCATCGAGTAAATCGCTACGGGTGGATTGATCCAACTCCAACTGATGGTTGTCCGATGGATCAAAGGCCAGTCGGCGAGCAGATTTGTAAATTACGCGAGTGCaacgataaatattattggacTGCTGGTCCTTGGAGAAAA TGCAGTCATCCGTGTGGACGGAAAGGTCATCAAATCCGTAGACTTTATTGCCACGATGCAGGCGGCAAGAAAGTAGCACGGATTCACTGTCCAGCTGAATACAAGCCGCAACGAAAGCGTAAGTGCAATCAAAGAAGATGCGGCCCGGTCAACTGTCTTGAAATTCAGAAACGACTCAAAGTTACCACGGACGGTGAATACCCCTTGTTAATCGGTGGTAGAAATATGACGATTTATTGTCACGCAATGTCGAGCACCGAGCCACGGGAATACCTGACTTTGCCGGCTGGTGACAGCGAGAATTACGCAGAAATCTATGACAAAAG ATTAAGAAACCCACACACATGCCCGTTTAATGGTCAAAGAAATGAGAGTTGCAACTGTGTGTCCGAATTGGGAACGGTATCTGGCAGAACAATGTTCAAGAGGGTACGCATAGATCCGGCGACACTCTACATTATAG CAAATGATTACACATTTTCGTGGACGAAGGGAATGCAACGTGTGGAGTATGGCAAAGCCGGTGATTGCTACAGCCTCACCGAATGTCCACAAGGACGTTTCAGCATTGATTTGAGAGGAACTGCCTTGGGACTATCGCCAGAAATTGCCTGGGTTAAGGAAACTTCGAACGCTTTTCTcgtaatcaataaaatt AGTAATCAACGAATCGTCGGTAAATGCGGCGGTTATTGTGGCTTCTGCAAGCCGAGGACGGGCCTAAAGCTGGACGTATTACCTCCCTAG